ATGAAGACGGTAAAAGAGAAGGTAAGCAAGTAGTAAACCTTCGTGCATTCGCAGGGTCTTCGTTGCGCACCCTGCGTCCTTCACAGCTCTCAGGAGGATCGAACGCTTGCTGGAAGTCGAACTCTGTTCCAGTGATACCGTTTATTGAAGCTACTGTAAGCTGTTATTCCGGTACTGGCACAACACAACAGCACACGTAACGAGAACCGACAACCAACGCTTTTTTGCACGAATTTAAGATATACAACGCACCGGCAGGGCCAGCCATCGTAGCGGCGTATCTATCTGAAAGAGCGGCTACAACCGGAAGCCAGGTAGGGCGCGCTATAGGGAGCACATGATCGTCCCCACTCCTTTTTTTCAGTGCTCCTCGTACTGGTGGGACGATTTTCAGGCTATCAGGCCACAGATTCAAATACTCGCACGCATTTCTTAGAGTTGGAATAAGAATAGAACCAGACGATGTTCATCGTGATTCCTGTTATCCTGCTCCTCATTATGCTCTCTTCCTTCTTTGCCGCTGCGGAAATGGCCTTCGTCTCCGTCAATCGCGTGAACGTGCGGGAGAAATCGGTCAGTGGTGAGAAGAACGCGCTGCTGCTCGAGCATCTGCTCGAAGAGCCCGATGAAGTGATCAGTGCCATTGTCATCGGGAACAATCTGGCGAACATCACCGCTTCGGTTCTCGCGGGCGCGGTCGCCACCGCGCTCGTGGGGCACATCGGGGTCGGGATCGCGACAGCGGTGATGACCCTGATCATCGTGATCTTTGGCGAGGCTGTTCCCAAAGCGTACGGGATCCACAACGAGTCCTTTGCATTTCGCGTGGCCCGGCTGCTGTACCTGGTCCATCGACTTTTTTTACCGGTCGTGAAGGTGTTTTCAGTCATTTCGGATGTCCTGCTCAAGCTGCTGGGCAAGGAGCACCGAAAGCGGGCGGTGGTGACCGAGGAGGAAGTGAAGACCTTGATCGCGCTCGGTGTCCACGAAGGCACGATCCAGAAAGATGAGCAGAAGCTGGTGGAGGAGATCTTTGAATTCGACGAGACGAAGGTGGCAGAGGTACGCGTCCCCTACGAGAAGGTCGTCAGCCTTCCTGAGTCAGGTACCGTCGCGGATCTCATCGCGCTGGCAGCGGAGACAGGCTACTCGCGGTTCCCGATCTACCGTGCAGATAAAGCAGATCTCGTGGGCGTGGTGCTCGTCAAGGATGCGCTCCTGAAGCCTAAGAGCGCACCGCTGACGGAGCTGATGCGTGATCTCCTCAGGATCTCGCCGGGCACAAAAGCGGACGATTTGCTGCGTGAGATGCAGCGGAAAAAGGTGCACATGGCAGTGATCCAGTCGCCGATGGGGAGACCAATCGGGCTCGTGACCCTGGAGGACTTAATCGAGGAAGTTTTTGGCGAAATACGCGATGAGCACGATCTAAAATGAGCGCCTTCCCTTTCGGAGGCCCGGCAATCGCGTGCTATCGTCAGGTATATAAACCTATACCGGTTTGTTTCCTGTAATGTACAAGCGCATCGTCATGATCGTTGATTCGGGCATAGAGCCGAAATTCGTGGCGAGTTACGCACTTCTGATCGCGCGCGCGGCAGGCGCGAAATTATATCTTGTTCCCGCGTTCCGTGATCCTGAGATCCCGGCAAACGTGTATGAAATTGAGCATCGAGCACATGAGGCGGGGGTCGAAACCGAGCAGCTCGCGGTCGAGACCGATCTGGTGCGCAGCGTGAATAAGCTGGTGCGGGACAAGCAGCTGGATCTTATTATCACGGGGCTCAGGGGCGAGCGCGACGGTCGGTTCTTCATCGGCACTCTTGGCCAGCGGCTCATGAAGCACGCTCAGGCCTCGGTCATCGGCGTACGGATCGTCAAGGCGCGACCAATTACGCACCACCGCAAACTGCTTGTTCCGGTCTCCAACCGAGACTACCACTTCACCGAGCGGCTCTTTCTCATCGCCACGCTCGCTCGCAGCCTGGAGCTCACGGTCTCGCTCTTTCGCTGCGCCAGAGAACCGGGCAGGTCGTATACCCGGGAGGAGAAGGAGGCGATCTTTCGCGAAAGCGAGGAGTACCTCACGCCCTTTATCAGCGAACTTCATGCAGGCGGCATACCGGCCGAGGTGCATGTGCGGGTCTGCGATAACGCAACAGATGGCATCCTTGACGAGGCCATGACTGGCCATTTTGACTTCCTGCTCGTCCGAGCGTTGAGGCGGAACGTGGTCAAGGAGTTTCTGGGACGCAATGAGATGGAAGAGATCATTCGGAGAACGCCGTCAAACCTCTTGCTCTGGAAGTCGCGGGAGTGATTGTGGCAAAAGAGAGAAGTAGAAGGGCAGCGATATCGATGGAAAAGTTAGACGATGTCCACGAGATTGCTATAGAAGCGGTCTTTGCAGCGCTGGAATCCTCACCACAGGGCGTGGCCGCGGCGGAGGTGCGGAACCGTTTCCGCTCCTTCGGCCCGAACGAGATCCAGGAGAAGCGACGGACTCCGCTTTCTATCAAGTTCCTCAAGCAGTTCTTCAACTTCTTCGCCATCCTGCTCTGGGTCGCCAGCGGACTCGCCTTTCTCGGTGAGTACTTATCGCCGAACGAGGGCAATCTGAACTTGGGGATCGCGATTGTGGCGGTGATCTTCATCAACGCGATCTTCACCTTTTATCAGGAATACAAGGCGGAACAGGCCGCGGAGGCGCTGAAACGGATGCTCGCGCCCGTAGCACGGGTAATCCGGGGCACGCAGGAGCGGGAGATTCCCGCACGCGAGGTGGTGGTGGGCGATGTCATGGTGCTCGCCGAGGGCGATCGCGTTCCCGCCGATGGGCGGCTCTTCGAGCAGTACGAGTTGAAGGTCAATAACGCGCCTCTGACCGGTGAGTCGATCCCGCAGAACCGGAGCACGGTGCCGGAGCGGGGTGAGCTGATCGAGTCGAGTAACACGGTCTTCTCAGGCACGACCGTCGTCTCCGGCTCGGGAAAGGCGGTGGTCTTCGCTACGGGCATGGGCACGGAATTCGGGAAGATCGCGGGGCTCACGCAGGAGATCAAGGAGGAAAAGACACCGTTACAGAAGGAGATCTCGTTCTTCATCCGCGTGATCTCGATCATTGCTATTTTGCTTGGCATCCTCTTTTTCTTCACGGGCTGGGTCATCGGCCGTGATTTCACCGCGAATTTCATCTTCGCCATCGGGATCATCATTGCGAACGTGCCGGAGGGGCTCCTGCCGACGGTGACCCTGACGCTCTCTATCGCCTCGCAGCGGATGGCGAAACGGAACGCGCTGATCAAGAGCCTCAACTCCGTCGAGACCCTGGGTTCGACCACGGTCATCTGCACGGATAAGACCGGAACCCTGACCCAGAACGAGATGACGGTCATCAAGCTCTTTGCGAACGAGCAGGAGTTCGCGGTTACGGGCTCGGGCTACCGGCCGGAAGGCGCGCTCATCGCCAACGGGCAGCCGGTACCAGACGCGGAAATGGGCGCGCTCGAGCCGTTCTTGAAGACCGCACGGTACTGTAACGATTCTGAACTCACCGTGAAGGAGGGCCGGCATGTGATCATTGGCGATCCCACAGACGGTGCACTGCTCGTGCTCGCGAAGAAACTCACGAATGCAGCGGCACTGGAGGCGGAGGAGGAAGAGCGGCTCTTTGAGCTGCCCTTCAGCTCCGAGCGGAAGATGATGAGCACCATCACCCGTGGTGAGCGCGGTACGGCAGTTGCGTATGTAAAGGGCGCGCCGGAGTCGGTGCTCTCGCTCTCGACGCGGATCTTGCAGGGGGGCGAGGAGCAGCTGCTGTCTGTAGCCGATAGGGTGCGGCTCGAGGCCGTTGCGGAAAGCTTCGAGAAGGACGCACTGCGAACGATCGCACTGGCGTACCGGGAAGTGCCGGTGCAGGAACGCTACAGCGCGGGAGAGGTGGAGCATGATCTGGTCTTCCTCGGACTCGCGGGGATGATCGATCCACCGCGCGCTGAAGTGCGGGAGGCGGTGCAGAAGTGTAAGCGGGCGGGTATCAAGATCGTGCTGATCACCGGTGATAACGCGCTCACCGCGGAAGCGATCGCGCGCGAGGCGGGTGTCATTGAGGGTGACCCGGTGATCGTCGAGGGCGCGGACCTCAACCGCATGAGTAAGGGCAAGCTGAAGGCGATCCTGGGGAACCCGGAGATCATCTTCGCGCGGAGCGCGCCGAAGAACAAGCTGGATATTGTAAAGGCATTAAAAGAGATGGGTGAGGTCGTGGCGGTCACCGGTGACGGCGTGAACGACGCGCCCGCGCTGAAGGAAGCGGACATCGGGATCGCCATGGGCGCGG
The sequence above is drawn from the Methanomicrobia archaeon genome and encodes:
- a CDS encoding HlyC/CorC family transporter, with amino-acid sequence MFIVIPVILLLIMLSSFFAAAEMAFVSVNRVNVREKSVSGEKNALLLEHLLEEPDEVISAIVIGNNLANITASVLAGAVATALVGHIGVGIATAVMTLIIVIFGEAVPKAYGIHNESFAFRVARLLYLVHRLFLPVVKVFSVISDVLLKLLGKEHRKRAVVTEEEVKTLIALGVHEGTIQKDEQKLVEEIFEFDETKVAEVRVPYEKVVSLPESGTVADLIALAAETGYSRFPIYRADKADLVGVVLVKDALLKPKSAPLTELMRDLLRISPGTKADDLLREMQRKKVHMAVIQSPMGRPIGLVTLEDLIEEVFGEIRDEHDLK
- a CDS encoding universal stress protein, translating into MYKRIVMIVDSGIEPKFVASYALLIARAAGAKLYLVPAFRDPEIPANVYEIEHRAHEAGVETEQLAVETDLVRSVNKLVRDKQLDLIITGLRGERDGRFFIGTLGQRLMKHAQASVIGVRIVKARPITHHRKLLVPVSNRDYHFTERLFLIATLARSLELTVSLFRCAREPGRSYTREEKEAIFRESEEYLTPFISELHAGGIPAEVHVRVCDNATDGILDEAMTGHFDFLLVRALRRNVVKEFLGRNEMEEIIRRTPSNLLLWKSRE
- a CDS encoding cation-transporting P-type ATPase, giving the protein MEKLDDVHEIAIEAVFAALESSPQGVAAAEVRNRFRSFGPNEIQEKRRTPLSIKFLKQFFNFFAILLWVASGLAFLGEYLSPNEGNLNLGIAIVAVIFINAIFTFYQEYKAEQAAEALKRMLAPVARVIRGTQEREIPAREVVVGDVMVLAEGDRVPADGRLFEQYELKVNNAPLTGESIPQNRSTVPERGELIESSNTVFSGTTVVSGSGKAVVFATGMGTEFGKIAGLTQEIKEEKTPLQKEISFFIRVISIIAILLGILFFFTGWVIGRDFTANFIFAIGIIIANVPEGLLPTVTLTLSIASQRMAKRNALIKSLNSVETLGSTTVICTDKTGTLTQNEMTVIKLFANEQEFAVTGSGYRPEGALIANGQPVPDAEMGALEPFLKTARYCNDSELTVKEGRHVIIGDPTDGALLVLAKKLTNAAALEAEEEERLFELPFSSERKMMSTITRGERGTAVAYVKGAPESVLSLSTRILQGGEEQLLSVADRVRLEAVAESFEKDALRTIALAYREVPVQERYSAGEVEHDLVFLGLAGMIDPPRAEVREAVQKCKRAGIKIVLITGDNALTAEAIAREAGVIEGDPVIVEGADLNRMSKGKLKAILGNPEIIFARSAPKNKLDIVKALKEMGEVVAVTGDGVNDAPALKEADIGIAMGAGTDVAKEASDVILIDDNFKSIVDAVMEGRTVFDNIKKFVTYILTSNVPEIVPFIVYVLFRVPLPLTVIQILAIDLGTDMVPAIALGAEPPEADIMERPPRSRKERILTVPILLRSYGFIGPIEAAAGLLGYWWVLRAGGWVRGMELSFTDPLYIKATTMCLAAIIICQIANGLQCRSIRNSVFTIGFFKNKALFIGFATELLLIFGFAYFFFFQRFLGTGPLELKHWLFFIPFAILIFVLEEIRKWLKRRLERKETEKGNSPARTTSS